Within Winogradskyella helgolandensis, the genomic segment GTAGATCAAGGTGGTTGTATGGAAACTACGAAAGCCACAACACATGAAGATCCAACCTTTATTATAGATGATGTTGTACATTATTGTGTGGCTAATATGCCAGGAGCTGTGCCATACACATCAACTTTAGCCTTAACTAATGTTACCCTACCTTATGTGTTGCGTTTAGCAAATCAAGGTTGGGAAACAGCTTGTAAAAACGATGCCACCTTAGCTAAAGGATTAAACATCGTTAAGGGTAAAATTGTATATGAAGAAATTGCAGAAGCCTTTAACTGGTCTGTTGATGCTATGTAAAGTTTACGACTGTCATTTAAAGTCCTGACAAAATTTCTTAACTCAAATTTGGCTTACTATTTGCTATTCATTTATTAAATTTACATGAATTAAAAATTTCAAATTATGAGTGGAATGATAGGATATTACATACTAATTGGTGCTATTGCATTAGTAAGCTGGTTAGTGAGTAATCAACTAAAACGCAAGTTTGCTAAGTATTCTAAAGTACAATTGCGCAATGGTTTATCTGGAAGAGAAATAGCAGAAAAAATGTTAGCAGATAATGGTATCACTGATGTAGAGGTTATTTCTACACCAGGACAATTAACAGACCATTACAATCCAAAAAATAAAACGGTTAACTTAAGTGAATCCGTTTATAATCAACGAAACGCAGCTTCGGCTGCTGTTGCCGCTCACGAATGTGGCCACGCCGTGCAACATGCACAAGCTTATAGTGCTTTAGGCATGCGGTCTGCGTTAGTACCAATTGTTAGTGTTACATCTGGCATGTCGCAATGGTTAGTAATTGGCGGCCTTGTTTTAGGAGCTGCTGCAGGAGTTGGTTTAGGATATTGGGTTGCTGTTGCTGGTTTAGTCTTTATGGGCTTTGCTACATTATTTAGCTTTATTACTTTACCTGTAGAGTATGATGCGAGTAACAGAGCTTTAGCATGGTTAAAAAACAAAAACATGCTAACTCCAGATGAATACAAAGGTTCTGAGGATG encodes:
- a CDS encoding zinc metallopeptidase codes for the protein MIGYYILIGAIALVSWLVSNQLKRKFAKYSKVQLRNGLSGREIAEKMLADNGITDVEVISTPGQLTDHYNPKNKTVNLSESVYNQRNAASAAVAAHECGHAVQHAQAYSALGMRSALVPIVSVTSGMSQWLVIGGLVLGAAAGVGLGYWVAVAGLVFMGFATLFSFITLPVEYDASNRALAWLKNKNMLTPDEYKGSEDALKWAARTYLVAAIGALASLLYWALQVFGGRD